Part of the Paenibacillus aurantius genome, ATGGAGAAATGGGAGCAGGAGCTCACCGCCAGCCTTCTGGAGCTGGCCCGTCTTGTGCGGCAGAGCCAGGGTCGGGAGGGGCACCATGTCATTTACGACATCGAGAAATATTTGCGGACCCACTATCACCAGGATATCGCGCTGCAGGATATGGCGGATAAATACCACTTGAGCCGGGAATACATTTCTCGCAAGTTCAAGCAGGAGTTCAACGAGAACCTGTCCGACTACGTGGGGCGGATCCGGATCGAGAAGGCGAAGCAGCTGCTGGGCGATCCCGGTTTGCGCATTTCCCAGGTGGCCGAGATGGTCGGCTATTCGGATGAGAAATATTTCAGCAAGGTGTTCAAGAAGCTGACCGGCTCTTCTCCGAACGATTACCGGAAGCAGCTGGCCCGGAAGCCGTAAACTGACAATTTGTTCACAGATTCGGACGTTTTCATTTGCCGGGCTTTTAGGTATAATAGAAAATAATTGTGTATCGTGACGCCAGTCCCGGGAGGTGCTCTTCATGTTAACGTCCACGACCTTTTGGATCACCATCGTCGTGTTTCTGCTCTTTATCGCAGCGATGCTGACCGCCGCTTACAATGATGACAAGACCGAAGGCTTGTAAGCCTTCCCTCCCCTGCCTATTCCGGCAGGACAGGCCTGGCTTGAGCCTTTTCCAGGCAGCTCCGCTTTGGACCGTTCGCTGATTTAGGAGAGGGTCCAAAGAACCCAAAGCCGTCCCTTAAGGGGCGGCTTTGTTTATTGGAGCGGCGTTGTTCCGGTCTTGGCTTGGTCCAAACAAAAAAAGCACCCTTCTCTACCAAGAGAGAGGATGCTTCCGGCCAGCGGCGGACGGGTTTCCGTCAGCCCTTCATCTGGTCCATTTCCCGCAGGCATTGCCCGCAAACGTACTTGTCCTTGAACTCCGTTACTTCCTCCATCGAGGTGCAGAACACGCATCTGGGGCGGTAGCGCTCCAGAAGGATTTGATCCCCTTGAACGAGGATTTCGATGGGATCCCCCTCGTTCATCTGATACCGCTTGCGCAGCGACTTGGGCAGTACGATACGGCCCAGCTGATCTACCTTACGCACGACTCCCGCCGGTTTCATAATCTTCCCCTCACTCTTCCCATAGTATGTGATTTCATGCTGCCTTTAGCGCTAGTGATGGCCCTCCCACATTCAGCTTCGTGCCTCTTACCCAAAGGATATTGCTTTAGAACAGGCCGGTAAAGCCCGTCTGCCGCAGCCCTTCATAAAGAACGACCGCCGCGGAATTGGACAAGTTCAGGGAACGGACCGCCTCCCCCATAGGAATTCGCATGCAGGTTTCCGGATGGGCCCGCAGCAGCTCCTCCGGAAGCCCTTTCGTTTCTTTACCAAAAACAAAAAAATCCCCATCGGCAAACGAGAAGTCGGTATAGCGCCGCTCCGCCTTGGTCGTCGCATAATAATACCGGCCGGCCGGATAAAGCTTTTGAAGCTCCTCGAAGGAATCATGGTACTCCAGTTTGACGGAAGGCCAGTAGTCCAGCCCGGCCCGTTTCAAGGTTTTGTCATCCGTGGAAAAACCTAGAGGTTTAACCAGATGGAGGAACGTCCCTGTCGCGGCGCACGTACGGGAGATATTCCCCGTGTTTGCTGGGATTTCGGGCTCTACCAGGACAATGTGAAAAGCCATTATGTAGTTCACCTCGCAACATTACCTATTATACATCATCTTGTCTATGGTTCAAAAATTTTAACAATGGGATTACATCTTTTTAATACCGCCCTGACGCAGGAACGAAATAATAGAAGAGTCGAAAGAAACCAACGTTTCCATCAAGTTCCGGGTAAAGGAGAATCCATGTTATGCTGAAGAAAAAAATTCTCGTTGTCGACGATGAGCCTTCCATCTCCATGCTGCTTGATTTCAATTTGAAGCTGGTCGGCTTCGACGTTCTTTGTGTATACGACGGGGAAGCCGTATTCGAGGCCATTCCCGCGTTCCGGCCGGATCTGATCGTCCTGGATCTCATGCTCCCCAAGATGGACGGCATTCAGGTTTGCCGCAGGCTCCGGGATATGGGTAACCGGGTTCCAATTATCATGCTGACGGCCATGCAGGAGCTTAACGACAAAATAGCCGGCCTTGATAACGGAGCCGATGATTATATGACCAAACCTTTCAGCCCCCAGGAGCTTATCTCCCGGATTCAAGCCATCCTGAGGCGGATGCAGGGTCTTCCGGAGGAGGAAGAAGCCGAATCGATCGAAATCGGCAGCATCCGCATCCATCCGTCCCAGCGGGAGGTCACGGTAGAGGACCGGCCTGTGGACCTGACTCCCCGGGAGTTTGACCTGCTTCTCTTCCTGTGCCGGCACAAAGGAAAGGTGCTGAGCCGCCAGCAGCTTCTGCACGGAGTGTGGGACTATCATTTCCTCGGGGACACCCGCATCGTGGATGTCCACATCTCTCATCTCCGCGACAAAATGGAACGAAACCCCCGCACTCCCGAATATATCATGACGATTCGCAGTGTCGGCTATAAGCTTGCGGACGGGACGGCCGCGAGACGGACGCTCGCCTAGAGGAGCATCCTCACCCGCCTATGCAGCCTGCATCAGGCTGAGACAGTGCCTCCCCGCGGGAAGGGACCGTGCCGAACCCTTTCCTTCAAGGAAACGGGCTGTGGCGGCCATGCACTCTCACGGATCCTCTTGGATGAGGCGGCCGGCTTATCCTGTGATAGTTTCAGCTCCAGGCATCCTTTCTTGCCCGTTAACGACCATGCCCCGCGGAGGTTCTCCTCCAGCGGGGCATGGTCGTCTCAGAGGGTTGACCGGAATGATCCCTTTCCCCCTGTAATTTCCTAATTGGCTTGCAGCCTCTTATCCGTTCTTCCGGCGGAACTCGTCCATGAATTCGGCAAGGGCTTTGCAGCTTTCGTAAGGAACGGCATTATAGGTCGAGGCGCGCAGGTGGCCTACGCTGCGGTGACCGGGCAATCCGACGAAGCCGTTCGCCTTGGCCTCAGCCACGAAGGCTTTCTCCAGCTCTTCATTGGAGAGCTTGAAGGTGAGGTTCATGATCGACCGGCTGTCCCGGGCGGCCAGGCCTTCGTAGAAGCCGCCGCTGTTGTCGATAGCGGAATAGATCAGCCCGGTTTTCTCCCGGTTGCTGCGTTCCATGGCGGCGAGTCCGCCCTTCTCTTTGATCCATTTCAGAACCAGGTTAACCATATAGACCGAGTATACCGGCGGGGTATTATAGAGAGAATTGTTCTTAAGGTACGTTTCGTAACGAAGCATCGTCGGAATGCCCTTCGCCGCCTGCTTGGCGAAGTCTTCCCGAAGAATGACAACCGTCACCCCCGACGGGCCGAGATTCTTCTGGGCGCCGGCATAAATCATGGCAAATTTCGAGGCGTCGAACTCCCGGGATAGGATGTCGCTCGACATGTCCCCAATCAGCGGAACCTCCCCGGTATCCGGGAACTCGGCGAACTGCGTGCCGGCGATTGTTTCGTTGGAGGTCAGATGGACATAGGCGGCATCCGCCGGAACCTGAATCTCCGAAGGAGCCGGCATGCGCAGCGGCTTCTCCTTATCGGTCGAAGCGGCAATGGAAGCCTCCCCCATAAGCTGAGCCTCCTGGTAAGCCTTCTCCGACCAGCTTCCCGTCATCACGTAGCTTCCGGAACGGCCGCCCGCCGCGAAGTTCATCGGGATCATGGCGAATTGGGTGCTCGCTCCTCCCTGAAGGAAGAGAACCTTATAGCCCTCCGGCAGGCCAAGAAGCTCCGCCATCAGCTGCTGCGTTTCGTCGTTTACCTGCTCGTATTCCTTGCTGCGGTGGGAAATTTCCATGATCGACATGCCGATTCCCTTGTAGTCCACGAATTGTTCCTGAGCCTGCTGCAGCACCTCTAGAGGCAGTGCCGCCGGACCGGCATTAAAGTTGTACGCTCTCTTATTCATCCTCCACACCTGCTCCTTCTTTTGATATGGTAATGATAGCAATATTCCCTAGGGCCATCAAGCCCCATGACAAGGAGAGAAGCTTATGGAAACCAGCCTCCCCCGCCTGTTCCTGGCCATTCCCGCCGGAGACGAGAGCCGCGCCGCCCTCCGCGAAGCCTGCTCCCGCCTGAAGCCGTCGGCTCCCTTCCGCAAATGGGTGCATCCGGCGGACTATCATATTACGCTTCAGTTTTTGGGAGGAGTTCCCTCCTCCCAAATCGAGACGATCAAGGAAGCCTTGGCCAGGGAGCCCTTGGGTGAACCGTTCCGACTCGCGCTGAGCCGGCTCGGGACCTTCGGCGCCTCCTCCGCCCCCCGCGTGCTATGGGCCGGGCTTCAGGGCGATTTACCGTCTCTAGCCCGCCTTCAGCAGACGGTCACCACCCTCATGACGCCCTTCGGCTACCCGCCGGAGGACCGCCCGTTCAAGCCGCACATCACCCTCGCCCGCAAGGCGGAAGGGCCCGTCCGTCTGGAGGAGGTTCCTCTTGCCGCGGCCGATTGGACGGTAACCCGGTTCGTCCTTTACCAGACCCATATGGGAAGGTCCCCTATGTACGAAGAAATCGGGGAATTCCGCTTCATATAAAGAACCCCCAGGCAGAGCCCGGGGGTCAAACGGATTAAAGCGGATGAATTAGCAGCCGAAGTACAAAGCGTACTCTTGCGGATGAATCCGGATAGCAACCGATTTGGCTTCGCCGCGCTTGAATTCGATGTAGTTGGTAATGAAGTCCTGCGAGAACACGCCGCCTTGAGTCAGGAACTCGCTGTCGGCCGCCAGAGCGTCCAACGCCTCGTCCAGGGAAGCCGGTACGCTGCGGATTTCTCTAAGCTCTTCTTCTGGCAGTTCGTAGATGTTCTTGTCAAAAGGCCCGTAGCCCAGTTCACGCGGATCGATCTTCTTCTCGATTCCGTCGAGACCGGCCAGCAGCATAGCCGCGAAGGCCAGGTAAGGGTTAGCCGTAGAATCCGGCGTACGGAACTCGATGCGGCAGCCTTTTGGCGTAACAGCCGCAACCGGGATCCGGACGGCTGCCGAACGGTTGCCTTTCGAGAAGACCAGGTTAACCGGTGCTTCGTAGCCGGGAACGAGACGCTTGAAGGAGTTCGTGCTCGGGTTCGTCAAGGCGATCAGAGCCGGCGCGTGATGCAGGATTCCGCCGATGTAGTGCAGAGCGGTTTCGCTCAGATTGGCATATCCGCCCTTCTCATAGAACATAGGGCTGTCACCGTTGAAGATGCTCTGGTGAACGTGCATTCCGCTTCCGTTGTCGCCGAAGAGCGGCTTAGGCATGAAGGTCGCTACCTTGCCCCATTGTCTTGCGGTGTTGTGCACGATGTATTTGTATTTCATCAGGTTGTCGGCCGTCTTGGTCAGCGTGTCGAAGCGGAAGTTGATTTCGCCTTGTCCGGCCGTTGCCACTTCATGGTGATGGCGCTCGATGCGAAGACCGGCTTCCTGCATGAGACGGCACATTTCGCTGCGGATGTCCTGCTGGGTGTCGACAGGAGCAACCGGCACGTATCCGCCTTTAACCGGCACCTTGAAGCCCAGGTTGCCGCCTTCTTCCTTGCGTCCGGAGTTCCAGCCTGCTTCCTCGGAGTCCACTTCGAAATACGATTTGTTCATGCCGTTCTCATAACGCACATCGTCGAAGATGAAGAATTCGGATTCCGGTGCGAAGAAAGCAGCCGTACCCACGCCGGATTGCTGCAGGAATTCTTCCGCCTTCTGGGCGATGCTGCGCGGGTCGCGGTCATAGCGCTCGCCGTCCGGCGTATGGATATTACACATAACGATCAATGTCGGATGAGCGGTGAAAGGATCGACATATACCGTTTCGGTATCCGGCATCATAACCATGTCGGACTCTTCGATTCCGCGGAAGCCCGGGATGGAGGAACCGTCAAAAGCAACGCCGTTCTCAAACGTTTCTTCTTCCACTTCCGAAGCCGGAAGAGAAATGTGGTGGCCTTTACCGGAAAGATCCACGAAGCGGAAATCAACCCACTCGATGTTTTTCTCTTTGATAATGCTCATTACGTTCGCAGCTGACATGCAAAACCCTCCCAAATTCCGAACATTCATCGTGCTTAAGGCGATCATTGTTCAAGTTTTATGATAATCTTGCTGTAATTATAAAACGTTCGGTTTTTGTCGTCAATACTTATGTCAGCTATTTTTTAGATTTGTGTGAGGTATTCTCACACTATGGACGGAGGGTTGTCACAATTTGGACATAAATCGCTTTTCCACGAAAAAGAAACGGGCCGTTTCCCGAACTTTGTCGGATAACGGCACCGTTCTTTTGTCATTTCCTTGTGCAGGTCAGATTCTCCAAGACCCCGCCGGAACGGGCTCCTTCGGCGTTTCGAACCGCTTGCCGCACAGGGGGGCGAGCTTTTCCAAATCCTGGAGCAGACGGGCGAACTGATCGGGGAAGAGAGACTGCACCCCGTCTCCCGTCATGGAATTATCGGGATCGGTATGCATCTCGACGATCAGACCGTTCGCTCCGGCCGCCACCGAAGCTTTGCACATGGGCTCCACGAGCTCGCGCCGGCCGGTCCCGTGGCTCGGATCGGAAATGACCGGCAGGTGGCTGAGCTGCTGCAGGGCCGGAATGGCGGCAAGATCGAGCGTGTTGCGGGTGTAGCTTTCGAACGTTCGGATGCCGCGTTCGCAGAGCATAACGTTCGGGTTTCCCCCAGCCAGAATATATTCGGCCGCGTTCAGAAATTCATCGTACGTGGAGCTGAAGCCTCTCTTCAGCAGAACCGGCGTCTGGATCGTCCCGAGCTTGCGCAGGAGATCGAAGTTCTGCATGTTGCGCGTTCCGACCTGCAGGATGTCCGCATGCTCCGCGCAGATGTCCACGTATTCCGGCGTCATGACCTCGGTAATGGTAAGCAGGCCGTGCTTGCGTCCCGCCTCCGCCATCATCTCGAGTCCTTCCACCCCGACGCCCTGGAAGCTGTACGGTCCCGTGCGGGGCTTGAACGCTCCGCCTCTCAGCACTTGGCCGCCGGACATCTTCACCAGCCGGGCGATTTCATCGATCTGCCCGGGGGATTCCACCGCGCAGGGGCCGCCCATGATGACAAGCTGGTCTCCCCCGATCTCGACATCCTTGATCTTGATCACCGTGTCGGAAGGATGGAAATCGCGGCTCGCCAGCTTGTAGGATTTCGAGATCTTGATTACCTGCTCCACCCCCGACATTTGGCGAAGATGCTCCGCCAGCACAGGATCGGCCTTCCCGATAATGCCGATGACCGTCCGGTCCTCTCCCCGCGACACATGAGCCTTCACCTCGTGCCTCTCTATATAGGCCACGATCTCGGCAATCCGTTCCTGCCCGATTTTATTGGATGTGATGACGATCATGATCGGTTCCTCCTCCGAATGATTGGATATTTTCGCGCTTCAACGCTTATACGCTTTTAATCGTTAAAGCAACTATACAGGATGGACGAATTCTTCGTCAATAGCGATTTCCGCATGGGACGCCTTACCAGTCCGCCGGGATGAGGGGGCTTACCTTCTGTCTGGAATGAGCCCCTATATAAAAAGCGCCATCTCTGCCGGAGATGGCGCTGTGCTTGGCGAGCCTGGCTGGCCTTTTACCGGACAACCCGTCCTGAATCCTTATAAAGGAAAGAAATAGATGAGGCCCTTTTTACTTTCGGGAAACCAGCTCCCAATCCGATTCGGTTAAGCTCCCCATATACCACAGGGAGACTCCCTTCAGTCCGTAGTACTTGGCCAGCCATATTTTTTTGGCGATGCTCGCCGTGTCTTCATAGTAGATGTCGCTGATCCTTCCTCCGGTCTCGTCGTGCAGCCGGTTCAGGAAGAACGGAAGCGCGAAGCTGCTCACCGTAGCGGGATCGGCCTTCCGGCGCTCCACGGCGTCAATGGCCGGCTCCAAGAGCCGCGTAACTCCCTGTTCCGTAAGCCATTGGTTGGCCTGCTTGGAAATCCCGAGCACGAGCTTGCCCGCCGGAACGGCCTTCAGCGCCTCTTGCACGGTTTCGTTAACCAGAGGCAGCGGAGCCGACGGAAGACCCGAGGCTTCGTGATCGAAGTCATAAGCCATCAGAATAACCGTATCCGCCGAAGCGCCGATCCCTTGCAGATCATACCCTTTGTAGTAATAGCCGGGAGGAACCGCCACGGAGAGCGACTTGCCGGGCAAGCCCGCCTTCAGCTCCTGCAGGAAGCGGACGAACCCGGGTGCCTCCTCCCCGTTTCTCATATCTTCAAAATCGATACATACTCCCGTATACCCGAAACGGGGATCATCCAGCTGGGCCTTCAGCTCCTTAAGAAAGCTTTCCTTGGCGGCCGCATCCTTCAGGAAGGCGGAAAGCTTGGTCCGGTCGGCCGCATAGACCATGAGGTCCTTGGCGAGCCCGGCCTTGTCCGCCGCCTGTACCGCAAGCTCCGCTCCGTCCGGGAGTTTGTAGTCTCCCGTTCGCGTCTCCAGGCCGCCCTTTCCGGCCCCTTCGTATTTCAGGCTCGACCAGCCGAACACGACCTGATCCAAGGCCGTCATGCGGTTAGCCGCCTGAAAGGATTGGATGGCGTAGAAGCCCGTCATCTGAAGCGGATGCTGCCCCGCCCGCTTGTCCATCATGCGGTTGACAACCGCAGCGGCCTCGCTGCGCTTCAGAAGCGCCCGGGGACGAAATCCGTCATCTCCCTCCATTACGCCCTGGTTAACCGTATAGTAAACGGTGGGAGCAAGCGACGGGGCGATGGCTGAATCGTCGGGGAACGGATGCTTCGTTTTCTCGGCGTTCCATCCGCCCTGCAGCCAGGCAGAGGACACCTCCGTCCCGGACTGATCGAGAAGGTAACGCCCCATAACCGACGCCACCTCTTCCCGGGTGATGGGCTGCCCCGGCTTGAGGTCTCCCTTACCGTCCACCAGGAAGTCGATCCAATCCCGCTTCAGCGCTACAGCCAGATAGGGGGTGGACCAGCGGCCGGCCGCATCGGCGGGCAGGACGGCTTCCCCCTCCTCTCCCTCGATCCCCGCTGTGGTCACGAGCATTTTGATAAAGGCTTCGCGCGTCAGCGTCTCCTCGGGGAGGAAGATGCCTTCTCCCGCTCCGTCAATTACCCCCAAGGCATTCAGGGTATAGACATAATCCGCATACCAGGCCTTCTCTCCTACATCCTGAAAAGGCTCCAGCTGAACCTCGTAAGCCAGCGCGTCCCGGCTCCCGCTCATAGCCAGCAGAAGACCTGCCGACACCGCGATTTTCTTCAGCATCCGTCGTGATTCTCCTTCCATTACCGGCCATTCGACCGCCGTTCTGTATTGGGTACATCCCTACTATGAACGTTAGGGAGGAGGAAAAGGTTGCACTTTCTCCTTCTCTCGCCAAGTACTGGCCCGGAAAACAAAAAAAATCCCCTGCCGGTCAGGCAGAAGATCCCGAGACCATTTAGGAGAATTAGAGCTTGCCTTTCTCGACCGAGAGAAGCTGGGCTTTGCGCTTCAGCCTCTTCTCTTTGCGCCGGGCCGTATACAATCCCAGCAGGAGCTTGATCGGGAAGTAAACGAGGACCCCGAGCACCGCTCCCACAATCATCCCGCCGACAATCAGATCCATGGCTCCCTTCAGGAGCTTCTCCAGCCAATGCGGCTGAAAATGGATATGATGAACGAAACCTTTGGGAACCACAAGACTCCCTACCTTTTTGTTCAGGAACATCATGGGCACGTAGATGATCTTGCCGAACAGGAAACCGATCAGGGCCCCCGGCAGACTGGCCCGGAACAAATACACCAGCGGCAGGATGAGAACCGCCGCCAGCCCTCCGGTGGGAAGGGTGAACATCTCGACGAACAAGCCGATTCCGAACCCTTTCGCTACCTTGGCGGGACCGCCCTTGGCTCTTAGCAGCAGCAAATATTTAAGTTTAAGCCAGCGCCTGGCCTTCTCGATCCGGCCCGGCTGCAGCCTTTGCTTGGTGAAAGTCCCTTGTACCATTATCCTCTTCCTATCTTACCCTTTAGATTTCGCCGCCGGAATGAGTTTCTTCATGTTGATCGTCCGTTGGATAATCCAGGTCGAAGGGTCAACCGGATCGTACTGCTCCAAGAAAGTGATGACTTCCTTCGTAATCGGCGTCGGCGTGGAAGCGCCGGAGGTGACGCCCACCTTCCGGGGATGCTTCAGCCAATCGAGGTTAAGCTCCGTAATGTCCGCAATCCGGTAAGCCTTCACCCCGGCGATTTCCTCAGACACTTGAGCGAGCCGGTTCGAATTGTTGCTTCGCGGATCCCCGACCACGATCACGAGGTCCGTTTCCTTCGCCTGCTCGGCCACCGCCTCCTGCCGGACCTGGGTTGCCAGGCAGATTTCATTGTGAATCTCCGCCTGCGGAAACTTCTCGATGAGACGGTTGACGATATCCTTGATGTCCCACTGGCTCATGGTTGTCTGATTGGTGATCACGATGCGGGAATGGTCGATATTCAGACGGTCGATCTCTTCGACCTTCTCAATGAGGTGAACGCGGCCGGGGGCGATTCCGATGGCCCCTTCCGGCTCCGGATGCCCCTTCTTGCCGATATAGATAATCTCATAGCCTTCCGCGGTTTTCTCCCGGATCAGGTCATGAGTACGCGTTACGTCGGGACAGGTAGCGTCGACCACCGTCAAGCCCTTGTCCCGAGCGCGTCGTCTGACTTCGGGGGATACCCCGTGGGCGGTGAAGATAACGGTGCCCTTCTCGATCTTCTCCAGAATCTCGAGACGGTTGGCTCCGTCCAGCGTAATGATTCCTTCCTTTTCGAAAAAGTCCGTCACATGCGCATTATGCACAATCATTCCTAATATATAGACGGGACGGGGCAGGTTCAAATTCTCAGCGGTAGACCGCGCGAGCGCCATCGCATCCACAACCCCGTAGCAATAGCCCCTGGGCGATATTTTGACAACTTCCATCCTGCAACCATCCTTTGTGTCGTTGAAATAGGCCTTAATGCCCTTCTTATCTAGTATAGCCTATTCCAGAGTCGGTGGAAAGCAAAGCGGGAGCCACACGACAAAAGTCGACCCTTCCCCTTCGCGCGTGGTGACCTCGATGGAGCCCCGGTGCTCGTCGATGATCCATTTGGCGATGGACAGCCCGAGGCCCGTTCCGGAGGTTTGGCCCCTAGACACATCGGCGCGGTAAAATCGGTCGAAAATATGCGGAATTTCTCTGCTGTCCATGCCCATTCCCGTATCGCTGATGCGGATTCCGATCTGCTCGGAGGTCCGGATGGCATCAATAAGCACATAACCCTCCATGGTGTACTTGAACGCATTTTCGATAAAAATAAACAGCATTTGCTGCAAATGGTCCGGGCTTCCATTTACAAAAGCCCCTTCCAGGGGAGACAGATTGCCCGTGCGCCACTCCACCGTCTTCGGCAGCAGGCCCGCCTTGCGGATCACTTCCTCCACGAGCGGACGCAGCTCCACGATCTGCTTGCTCATCTCCACGCCCGCATCGGCGCGGGCCAGGGCAAGCAGATCATTGACGAGCCGGCTCATCCGGGCCGCTTCCCCCGCAATGTCCTGCATCGCCTCGAGCGACATTTCCTTCTTCTCCTCTTCGGTGAAGCCCGAATCGCCCCCGGTTCTCTTCCACATCTTCTCGAGCAGGTCGACGTTGCCCCGGATCGTAGTCAGCGGCGTTCTCAGCTCGTGGGACGCATCCGAGACGAAGCGCCGCTGGGTCCGGTTCGTTTCCTCCAGTTCCTCGTACGCTCCTTGAATGCGGGACAGCATCTCGTTCACCGTGTTGGTCAGCCTGCCGATTTCATCGGGCGGGCCTTCATAGCCGATACGGCGGTTCAGGTCAACGCCCTTCTGGATTTGGGCGGCCGCCTCCGTCACCTGCTCGATCGGCCGGAGAGCCTTCCGGGACAGGTACCAGCCCAGCGTAGCGGCGATCAGAATAACAAGCAGGGAGAAAGCGATCAGGAAATAAGAAACCGCGCGAAGCAGGTTCCGGATATCATCGACGAGGACGCCGATTTGCAGGAAGACCGGCTGTCCGTATTTGTCCGTCAGCTGGGTCTTTTGGGTATAGAGATAGAAGGGAACGCCCTGGTAGACGAACTCCACGTACGGCTTGTTCTTGGCAATCCGGACGCGCATTTCGCGGGAAATTTGCTGGCTCGGGAAATTTTTAGAGTACAGCTCGCCGGCGGTGGTGATCTGAATGAAATAACCGACCGAACGGAAATCCGACAGCTGGGGAATCTGCACGATGGTCTCGCCGTTGATCGTAAACGTGCTGTCGGAAAGCTGGGAATTCACCTGCCGGACGAGATCCTCCATAACCGACCTTTGGTTGGCAAATAACTGAAAATACAAGAAGCCGTAAAGCACGATGCCGAACACAAGGAGAGTCACCCCCAGAACCCCCGAGTACCAAAGGGTCAGGCGTGTACGGATGGACATGCTAGCTATCCCCTCTCAGGACGTAGCCCGCTCCGCGGACCGTCTGAATGATCCGTTTGCCCCCGTGCTCCTCGGTCTTCTGCCGGAGCAGGGCGATATAGACCTCCAGAACGTTCGATTCTCCGCTGTAGTCGTAGCCCCAAATTTTCTCCATGATGAGATCCCGGGAGAGCACCCGCTTGGGATTCTGCATAAAAAGGTTGAGCAGCTCGAACTCCTTCGTCGTCAGCTCAATCCTTTTGCCGCTCCGGAACACTTCCCGCGTATCGTGGTCCATCACTATGTCCTCGTATTCGATCCGGCTGGTGGGCTGGGGAGCCTTCTCCACCCGGCGGCGCAGCAGCACCCGGACCCTTGCCAGCAGTTCCTCCAGCGCAAAGGGCTTGACGAGGTAATCATCCGCGCCGATGTCCAGTCCCTTTACCCGGTCCGCCACCTCGTCCTTTGCCGTCAGCATGAGCACCGGCACGTCGATGCCGCTTTCGCGGATCCGCCGGCATACTTCCCAGCCGTCCAGCTTCGGCATCATGACGTCGAGGACAATCAGACGCGGCTCCTGCTCCAGAATGCGCCGAAGCCCTTCCAGTCCGTCGTTCGCCGTCGTCACCGAGTACCCTTCGAAGGTCAGGCTCCTCCTCAGCATGGAGGTGATTTTCTCATCGTCATCGATCACCAGGATCTCTTCTCTCATGGCCGTTCCCCCTTCATTCTTTGGTTATAGTGTATCAAATCCCGCTGGGATTAACGACTGTCGGACAAGCGGAACCGAGCCTAGGCGCCATCAAGCCCGGGGCACAAAAAAAGAAGCG contains:
- a CDS encoding glycosyl hydrolase family 18 protein, with the translated sequence MLKKIAVSAGLLLAMSGSRDALAYEVQLEPFQDVGEKAWYADYVYTLNALGVIDGAGEGIFLPEETLTREAFIKMLVTTAGIEGEEGEAVLPADAAGRWSTPYLAVALKRDWIDFLVDGKGDLKPGQPITREEVASVMGRYLLDQSGTEVSSAWLQGGWNAEKTKHPFPDDSAIAPSLAPTVYYTVNQGVMEGDDGFRPRALLKRSEAAAVVNRMMDKRAGQHPLQMTGFYAIQSFQAANRMTALDQVVFGWSSLKYEGAGKGGLETRTGDYKLPDGAELAVQAADKAGLAKDLMVYAADRTKLSAFLKDAAAKESFLKELKAQLDDPRFGYTGVCIDFEDMRNGEEAPGFVRFLQELKAGLPGKSLSVAVPPGYYYKGYDLQGIGASADTVILMAYDFDHEASGLPSAPLPLVNETVQEALKAVPAGKLVLGISKQANQWLTEQGVTRLLEPAIDAVERRKADPATVSSFALPFFLNRLHDETGGRISDIYYEDTASIAKKIWLAKYYGLKGVSLWYMGSLTESDWELVSRK
- a CDS encoding DUF2062 domain-containing protein codes for the protein MVQGTFTKQRLQPGRIEKARRWLKLKYLLLLRAKGGPAKVAKGFGIGLFVEMFTLPTGGLAAVLILPLVYLFRASLPGALIGFLFGKIIYVPMMFLNKKVGSLVVPKGFVHHIHFQPHWLEKLLKGAMDLIVGGMIVGAVLGVLVYFPIKLLLGLYTARRKEKRLKRKAQLLSVEKGKL
- a CDS encoding 4-hydroxy-3-methylbut-2-enyl diphosphate reductase; the protein is MEVVKISPRGYCYGVVDAMALARSTAENLNLPRPVYILGMIVHNAHVTDFFEKEGIITLDGANRLEILEKIEKGTVIFTAHGVSPEVRRRARDKGLTVVDATCPDVTRTHDLIREKTAEGYEIIYIGKKGHPEPEGAIGIAPGRVHLIEKVEEIDRLNIDHSRIVITNQTTMSQWDIKDIVNRLIEKFPQAEIHNEICLATQVRQEAVAEQAKETDLVIVVGDPRSNNSNRLAQVSEEIAGVKAYRIADITELNLDWLKHPRKVGVTSGASTPTPITKEVITFLEQYDPVDPSTWIIQRTINMKKLIPAAKSKG
- a CDS encoding sensor histidine kinase is translated as MSIRTRLTLWYSGVLGVTLLVFGIVLYGFLYFQLFANQRSVMEDLVRQVNSQLSDSTFTINGETIVQIPQLSDFRSVGYFIQITTAGELYSKNFPSQQISREMRVRIAKNKPYVEFVYQGVPFYLYTQKTQLTDKYGQPVFLQIGVLVDDIRNLLRAVSYFLIAFSLLVILIAATLGWYLSRKALRPIEQVTEAAAQIQKGVDLNRRIGYEGPPDEIGRLTNTVNEMLSRIQGAYEELEETNRTQRRFVSDASHELRTPLTTIRGNVDLLEKMWKRTGGDSGFTEEEKKEMSLEAMQDIAGEAARMSRLVNDLLALARADAGVEMSKQIVELRPLVEEVIRKAGLLPKTVEWRTGNLSPLEGAFVNGSPDHLQQMLFIFIENAFKYTMEGYVLIDAIRTSEQIGIRISDTGMGMDSREIPHIFDRFYRADVSRGQTSGTGLGLSIAKWIIDEHRGSIEVTTREGEGSTFVVWLPLCFPPTLE
- a CDS encoding response regulator transcription factor, producing MREEILVIDDDEKITSMLRRSLTFEGYSVTTANDGLEGLRRILEQEPRLIVLDVMMPKLDGWEVCRRIRESGIDVPVLMLTAKDEVADRVKGLDIGADDYLVKPFALEELLARVRVLLRRRVEKAPQPTSRIEYEDIVMDHDTREVFRSGKRIELTTKEFELLNLFMQNPKRVLSRDLIMEKIWGYDYSGESNVLEVYIALLRQKTEEHGGKRIIQTVRGAGYVLRGDS